One genomic segment of Opisthocomus hoazin isolate bOpiHoa1 chromosome 23, bOpiHoa1.hap1, whole genome shotgun sequence includes these proteins:
- the LOC142364006 gene encoding protocadherin gamma-A12-like, with amino-acid sequence MCAAVRRWGRRERALLWCVLVAAWEAAWGQLRYSVPEEMPKGSFVGDVAKDLGLQLPALRDRGVRVVSEGRTQYFALHGKTGHLVTAERIDREQLCRLLEKCVLRCEVIVEGDMQVYGIEVEIMDINDNVPSFREAEMELRMSEMTAPGSRFRLAEAHDPDVGPNSLQSYELSGDEHFSLAVQAGPGGDRRPELVLAKALDREEAAFHELVLRASDGGEPSRTGTARIRVAVLDANDNAPVFSQAEYTVRVPEDVPVGSILVTLKATDADEGLYGNVKSSIKKVTESAFQIFHLDSETGVITLVRSLDFEEGDSYELEVQAEDGGGLSDTAKVTITVTDINDNAPEISVRSALKEISEDAPSGTVVALLHVQDRDSGANGEVRCSLDGGVPFRLRSSQGSYYSVVTARELDREEVSEYNVTVRAADGGSPALWSSAVLALRVLDVNDNAPVFAEASYSARLPENNAAGALVLTVRAADADWGQNARVRYRLWEGRVRGAPLSSYVSVQAETGALYALRSFDYEEVREVGLWVRAEDGGAPALSSNVSVRLVIVDENDNAPQVLYPQPAPAQGSGSGWGWGWAGVELAARSAEAGALVAKVVAVDADAGQNAWLSYELAKATEPGLFRVGLHSGEVRTARVPLARDAARQSLVVVVKDHGRPALSATATLTVVLAESVAELLSELGSAAAAPGEPAGGLTRWLVLAVAAVSCLFLAFLLLLLALRLRRWRCSQLPAAGSGALRGVPASHFVGIDGVRAFLHSYSHEVSLTADSCKSQLRLSGGSCCDTLPARPPAQASGDLVPTGDHSADNSDQASFQVR; translated from the coding sequence aTGTGCGCGGCGGTGAGGCGGTGGGGCCGGCGGGAGCGAGCCCTGCTGTGGTGCGTCCTGGTGGCGGCGTGGGAGGCGGCGTGGGGGCAGCTGCGCTACTCGGTTCCCGAGGAGATGCCGAAGGGCTCGTTCGTGGGCGACGTGGCCAAGgacctggggctgcagctgccggcgCTCCGCGATCGCGGCGTCCGCGTTGTCTCCGAAGGTAGGACGCAGTATTTCGCTCTGCACGGGAAGACGGGACATTTAGTGACGGCGGAGAGGATAGACAGAGAGCAGCTGTGCCGGCTGCTGGAGAAATGCGTGCTGCGCTGTGAGGTGATAGTGGAGGGGGATATGCAGGTTTATGGAATCGAAGTGGAAATCATGGACATTAACGACAACGTCCCAAGCTTCCGAGAGGCAGAAATGGAGCTGAGAATGAGCGAGATGACAGCGCCGGGGTCGCGGTTTCGCCTGGCCGAGGCTCACGACCCGGACGTGGGACCGAATTCGCTGCAGAGCTACGAGCTGAGCGGCGACGAGCACTTCTCACTAGCCGTGCAGGCGGGCCCCGGCGGCGATCGGCGTCCCGAGCTGGTGCTGGCGAAGGCGCTGGACCGGGAGGAGGCGGCGTTTCACGAGCTGGTGCTGAGGGCGAGCGACGGCGGCGAGCCGTCTCGGACGGGCACAGCGCGGATCCGCGTGGCGGTGCTGGACGCgaacgacaacgcgcccgtgTTCAGCCAGGCGGAGTACACGGTGCGTGTGCCGGAGGACGTGCCCGTGGGCTCCATCCTCGTCACCCTCAAGGCCACCGACGCTGACGAGGGACTATACGGTAACGTGAAATCCTCAATAAAGAAAGTGACTGAGAGCGCCTTTCAGATATTCCATCTGGACTCTGAGACGGGAGTGATAACGTTGGTGCGGAGCCTTGACTTCGAGGAAGGCGACTCCTACGAACTAGAAGTGCAGGCAGAAGACGGCGGCGGCCTCTCCGACACGGCCAAAGTCACGATCACCGTCACAGACATCAACGACAACGCGCCCGAGATTTCGGTGCGGTCGGCGCTGAAGGAGATCTCGGAGGACGCCCCGTCGGGGACTGTGGTGGCCCTGCTGCACGTGCAGGACCGGGACTCGGGGGCGAACGGCGAGGTGCGGTGCTCGCTGGACGGGGGCGTCCCGTTCCGCCTGCGGAGCTCGCAGGGCAGCTACTACAGCGTGGTGACGGCGAGGGAGCTGGACCGGGAGGAGGTGTCGGAGTACAACGTGACGGTGCGGGCGGCGGACGGCGGGTCGCCGGCGCTGTGGAGCAGCGCggtgctggcgctgcgggtgctggacgtgaacgacaacgcgccggtgTTCGCGGAGGCGAGCTACAGCGCCCGGCTGCCCGAGAACAACGCGGCGGGCGCGCTGGTGCTGACGGTGCGGGCGGCGGACGCGGACTGGGGGCAGAACGCGCGCGTGCGGTACCGGCTGTGGGAGGGGCGGGTGCGGGGCGCGCCGCTCTCGTCGTACGTGTCGGTGCAGGCGGAGACGGGCGCGCTGTACGCGCTGCGCTCGTTCGACTACGAGGAGGTGCGCgaggtggggctgtgggtgcgggCGGAGGACGGCGGCGCGCCGGCGCTGAGCAGCAACGTGTCGGTGCGGCTCGTGATCGTGGAcgagaacgacaacgcgccgcagGTGCTGTACCCGCAGCCGGCGCCGGCCCAGGGCTCGGgctcgggctggggctggggctgggcgggcgTGGAGCTGGCGGCGCGCTCGGCGGAGGCCGGGGCGCTGGTGGCCAaggtggtggcggtggacgcggacGCGGGGCAGAACGCGTGGCTGTCGTACGAGCTGGCCAAGGCGACGGAGCCGGGGCTGTTCCgcgtggggctgcacagcggcGAGGTGCGCACGGCGCGCGTGCCGCTGGCCCGCGACGCGGCGCGGCAgagcctggtggtggtggtgaaggacCACGGGCGGCCGGCGCTGTCGGCCACGGCCACGCTGACGGTGGTGCTGGCCGAGAGCGTGGCCGAGCTGCTGTCGGAgctgggcagcgcggcggcggcgccgggcgagcCGGCCGGCGGCCTGACGCGGTGGCTGGTGCTGGCCGTGGCGGCCGTGTCCTGCCTCTTCCtcgccttcctgctgctgctgctggcgctgcgcCTGCGGCGCTGGCGCTGCTCGCagctgccggcggcgggcagcggagcCTTGCGCGGCGTCCCGGCCTCGCACTTCGTGGGCATCGACGGCGTCCGCGCCTTCCTGCACTCCTACTCGCACGAGGTGTCGCTCACCGCCGACTCGTGCAAGAGCCAGCTCCGCTTGTCGGGCGGCAGCTGCTGCGAcaccctcccggcccggccgcccgctcaGGCTTCGGGTGATCTCGTCCCTACGGGAGATCACAGTGCCGACAATAGTGACCAAGCTTCCTTCCAGGTACGTTAG